A region from the Rosa rugosa chromosome 6, drRosRugo1.1, whole genome shotgun sequence genome encodes:
- the LOC133715839 gene encoding U-box domain-containing protein 24-like has translation MKHMEELGFTETVSELKGLVHEVISLAQNSETQREVLDEVEILVGKFDPILDDLRDNIKFKDHPPLKKAVESLGLELKRAKVLVKKPDTKSFTKQVEEVVHDLGRSLGLVLLASLEVSTDLKDKIGALHKDLMSTRFDMSSFPSTSYDSGVVSELEIEEEIQEVKRVCFGIDDVALQLKCGDDEQLKYALLELNELIGDKRVSSEWINDEGVIPILFNRLGSSNSDNRLSIVQLLRTIASDNADNKEMMADVGLLSALVKVLVRDEEERREAVGLLLDLSGLQSVRRRLGRIQGCIVMLVALLNGDDAVASHHAGKLLKALSSNTQNALHMAEAGYFKPLVQYLKEGSDMSKILMATALSRMELTDQSRASLGEDGAIEPLVRMFSTGKLEAKLSALSALQNLSNLTENIQRLISSGIVASLLQLLFSVTSVLMTLREPASAILARIAQSESILVNQDVAQQMLSLLNLSSPVIQNHLLQALNSIASHSRASRVRRKMKENGAFQLLLPFLMETNIKIRSSALNLLYTLSKDLPEELTDQLGETYIKILINIILSSTLDSEKAAAVGILGHLPISDKKVTDMLKRANLLPILVSLMTSKSEISTETTCWLVESITGVFIRFTNPSDKKLQLYSAEHGVIPLLVKSLSSGSLVAKCRAATSLAQLSQNSSSLKKLRALRWSCVPPSADAICEVHGGHCLVKSTFCLVKAGAISPMIQILEGKEREADEAVLGALATLLHDEIWESGSNYIAKKSGIPAILKVLESGSIKAQEKALWILEKIFEVEEHRDKYGESAQVVLIDLAQQGDSRLKSATAKLLAQLELLQVQSSYF, from the exons ATGAAACATATGGAGGAATTGGGTTTTACAGAAACAGTGTCAGAGCTAAAAGGGTTGGTTCATGAGGTCATTTCTCTGGCTCAGAATTCTGAAACGCAAAGAGAGGTGCTTGATGAAGTTGAAATCCTAGTTGGGAAGTTTGACCCGATTCTTGATGATTTAAGGGACAACATTAAGTTTAAGGACCACCCACCTTTGAAGAAAGCTGTGGAGTCTCTTGGGTTAGAGCTTAAGCGAGCCAAGGTTTTAGTGAAAAAACCTGATACCAAATCATTTACTAAACAAGTTGAGGAAGTGGTTCATGATCTTGGAAGGTCATTAGGCCTAGTGCTCTTGGCTAGTCTAGAAGTGTCCACAGACTTGAAGGACAAGATTGGGGCATTGCACAAGGATTTGATGAGTACCAGGTTTGATATGAGTTCATTTCCAAGTACTAGTTATGATTCTGGGGTTGTGAGTGAGTTGGAAATTGAAGAGGAAATACAAGAGGTTAAAAGGGTTTGTTTTGGTATTGATGATGTTGCTTTGCAATTGAAGTGTGGTGATGATGAACAACTCAAGTATGCTCTTTTGGAATTGAATGAATTGATTGGTGATAAAAGGGTTAGCAGTGAATGGATTAATGATGAGGGTGTTATTCCGATTCTGTTTAATCGGTTAGGTTCAAGTAATTCAGACAATCGGTTGAGTATAGTTCAGTTATTGAGAACCATTGCTTCAGATAATGCTGATAACAag GAGATGATGGCAGATGTTGGACTTTTGTCTGCGCTTGTGAAAGTTTTGGTACGAGATGAAGAGGAAAGGAGAGAAGCTGTGGGGCTGTTGCTGGATCTTTCAGGTCTTCAGTCAGTCAGGCGCCGGCTTGGCCGTATTCAAGGGTGTATTGTTATGTTGGTTGCCTTGCTAAATGGGGATGATGCTGTTGCTTCACATCATGCTGGGAAGTTGTTGAAAGCATTGTCTAGTAACACGCAAAACGCACTTCATATGGCAGAAGCCGGTTACTTCAAGCCACTAGTGCAGTACCTCAAAGAAG GTTCTGACATGAGTAAGATCCTGATGGCAACGGCACTCTCAAGGATGGAGCTCACTGATCAAAGCAGAGCATCCCTTGGAGAGGATGGTGCAATTGAACCTCTTGTCAGAATGTTTAGCACAGGGAAGCTCGAAGCCAAGTTATCTGCTTTAAGTGCCTTGCAAAATCTGTCTAACCTGACAGAAAACATCCAACGGCTGATCAGTTCAGGCATTGTAGCATCTCTACTGCAGCTACTCTTCTCTGTAACATCTGTGCTCATGACACTTCGGGAGCCTGCATCAGCAATTCTTGCAAGGATTGCGCAATCGGAATCTATTCTGGTTAACCAAGATGTGGCTCAGCAGATGCTTTCACTCTTAAATCTTTCCAGTCCGGTAATCCAAAATCACCTCTTGCAAGCACTTAACAGCATTGCCTCCCATTCTAGAGCATCCAGAGTTagaagaaaaatgaaggaaaacgGTGCATTTCAGCTTCTCCTACCTTTCCTGATGGAAACTAACATTAAAATCAGGAGCAGTGCCTTGAATCTGCTTTACACTCTCTCTAAAGATTTGCCAGAAGAGCTGACAGACCAACTAGGAGAAACCTATATCAAAATCCTTATCAATATTATCTTGTCCTCAACATTGGACAGTGAAAAAGCTGCTGCAGTTGGCATACTTGGCCATCTTCCCATCAGTGATAAAAAGGTTACAGATATGTTAAAGCGAGCGAATTTGTTGCCCATTTTGGTATCCTTAATGACTTCAAAATCCGAAATTTCAACAGAAACAACTTGCTGGTTGGTAGAAAGCATCACGGGGGTGTTTATCCGGTTCACAAATCCCTCTGATAAGAAATTACAGTTGTATTCAGCAGAACATGGAGTGATTCCTTTGCTTGTAAAGTCACTCTCCAGTGGATCATTGGTTGCCAAGTGCAGGGCTGCAACTTCACTAGCTCAACTATCGCAGAATTCATCATCTCTAAAGAAGTTGAGGGCATTAAGGTGGTCGTGTGTTCCTCCTTCTGCAGATGCAATTTGTGAAGTTCATGGAGGCCACTGCTTGGTGAAAAGCACATTTTGTTTAGTCAAGGCAGGTGCCATCTCTCCTATGATCCAAATATTGGAAGGTAAGGAGAGGGAAGCAGATGAAGCTGTGCTCGGTGCTCTTGCAACTCTCTTGCATGATGAAATTTGGGAAAGCGGAAGCAATTACATAGCCAAAAAGTCAGGCATTCCGGCGATCTTAAAAGTCCTGGAATCAGGGAGCATCAAGGCTCAAGAGAAAGCACTGTGGATATTGGAGAAGATATTTGAAGTTGAGGAACACAGAGACAAGTATGGGGAATCTGCCCAGGTGGTGCTCATTGATCTAGCCCAGCAGGGTGACTCCAGATTGAAATCAGCAACTGCAAAATTACTGGCCCAACTAGAGCTATTGCAAGTTCAATCTAGTTACTTCTAA
- the LOC133715936 gene encoding uncharacterized protein LOC133715936 gives MDTSYVVKFIYSGEAATVPLLHNWSFVDLCNSIRSRFPDLIQGNFMLRYIIPPDSTSCFLESEVDMRMIFRNLVRYNSDFVEVFVTDLPSISESVVSNTVCEDSSTMLEENDYLGCYRAEAPKSYMTKGWESYIHSEGQKFEGRVVEFRDKLRKYAIEIGFSYEFVRNDKVRVIAQCSKKHSQGCNWLVKAYLCRANGFFMIKRLVNVHTCHGVIRLQKSKMMGSKVVKSIVLDKIRANPNKKPIDIADEIKSDYGLDVAYRTVWYGTELAKTALHGDEAESYAQLLWFSESVMKSNPDSRIVVEFHRETHRFQRMFVSYGAWMKGFQSCRPILFIDATFITNKYKGQIIAASAKDANQGLYPVAYAIVDSENESNWSFFLEVLAEEFAKHPMRRVTFISDRHVGLVSAFPRVFPNNPHGFCFRHLMSNLSDKFPAGSYLKDRIPYLFMCCAYSRTPEMYEFNMEILRSEGGDIVAQFLEDLPKENWCMAYFNGERFGEMTNNLAESFNNWVLPLKSLPILDINDGIRVKSMASIAARKQDAHEWFSELCPVIEKKLKDNLEVGRHWRVSRSDTYVYEVHCQKYNSMVNLESRFCSCGEWQLYGFPCSHALVVIQQHGSSPYLYVNELYKVDKYRETYSFPINPLPSISKQVHDFGRDAVILQPPLTRRPPGRPRKKRFRKRSEKTRVIKCGRCGKCDGHNRKSCTAPI, from the exons atggatactagctatgttgtcaagtttatttattctggtgaagcagcgacagttccattgttgcataattggtcgtttgttgacctatgcaattccatacgctctcgttttcctgatttgattcaaggcaatttcatgttgaggtacattattcctccggattctacttcatgttttctagagagtgaagttgatatgagaatgatttttaggaatttggttcgttacaattctgattttgttgaagtgtttgtgactgatttgccttctattagtgaaagtgtggtgagtaacacagtgtgtgaggattctagtaccatgcttgaggagaatgattatttggggtgttatagggcagaggcaccgaagagttatatgacgaaaggttgggagagttatattcattctgaaggccaaaagtttgagggtcgggttgttgagtttagggataagctgcgtaagtatgctatagaaattggcttttcatatgagtttgttagaaATGACAAGGTTCGTGTTATTGCTCAGTGTTCTAAGAAACATTCTCAAGGCTGCAATTGGCTGGTGAAGGCTTATTTATGTAGGGCTAATGGTTTCTTTATGATTAAAAGGTTGGTTAATGTTCACACTTGTCATGGTGTGATTCGTTTGCAGAAGAGTAAGATgatgggatccaaggttgtcaagtctattgtgcttgataagattcgtgccaatccaaacaaaaagccaattgatatagctgatgagatcaagagtgattatggtttggatgttgcttatcgtacagtttggtatggtacggagttggcaaaaacagccctacatggtgatgaagctgagtcttatgctcagctactttggttcagtgagtctgttatgaagtcaaaccccgactctaggatagtggttgagtttcatcgagaaacacacaggtttcagcgtatgtttgtgagctatggtgcatggatgaagggttttcaatcttgtagacctattcttttcattgatgctacattcatcaccaacaagtacaaggggcagattattgctgcatcggcaaaggatgccaatcaag gcttgtatccagttgcttatgctattgtggattctgaaaatgagagtaattggagtttttttcttgaggttttggctgaagagtttgcaaaacaccctatgaggagggtgacattcatttctgatcgtcatgttgggcttgttagtgctttccctagagtgtttcctaataatccacatgggttttgttttagacacctgatgtctaacctttctgacaaatttccagctggatcttacctcaaggatcggattccttacttgtttatgtgttgtgcttattctcgcacaccggagatgtatgagttcaacatggaaatcttgaggagtgaaggcggggacatagttgctcaatttctggaggatcttcccaaggagaactggtgtatggcttactttaatggtgaaagatttggtgaaatgacaaataacttggctgagtctttcaataattgggtGTTGCCTTTGAAGAGTCTTCCTATTCTTGATATTAATGATGGCATTAGAGTGAAGTCCATGGCTTCAATTGCTGCTCGGAAGCAGGATGCTCATGAATGGTTTTCTGAGTTGTGCCCAGTGATTGAAAAGAAGCTGAAGGACAATTTGGAAGTCGGAAGGCATTGGAGAGTGAGCAGGTCTGATACCTATGTGTATGAAGTTCACTGCCAGAAGTACAATAGCATGGTAAATTTGGAAAGTCGGTTTTGTTCGTGTGGAGAATGGCAGCTGTATGGCTTCCCATGTTCCCATGCACTTGTAGTGATCCAACAACATGGTTCTTCCCCGTATTTGTATGTCAATGAGCTGTACAAGGTGGATAAATATCGAGAAACTTATTCTTTCCCAATTAATCCTCTTCCCTCTATTTCGAAGCAAGTGCATGATTTTGGTAGAGATGCTGTGATCTTGCAGCCGCCTTTGACTAGAAGACCACCGGGAAGGCctagaaagaagaggttcagaaaaaggagcgagaaaaccagggtgatcaagtgtggtaggtgtggaaaatgtgatggtcacaacagaaagagttgtacagctccgatatag
- the LOC133716119 gene encoding uncharacterized protein LOC133716119 produces MDQLKRKQSKESGEEQSEGQSPEETIAEKLKVIKWKKLKERKKRKQKTEDEEESSEDEEGTTGDEEESDEEQVRRNKTKKDKKKKTGKQKRRKPEGTEDEEQSNEEQVRSKKKNEIKKEKRRKREENEDEEEVRAKKKKKMDKRKTKKESTKKKEETDEEEDTKDDEEEKVPGKRKRYVKEGYVQYRCTMLAFLKTIAENKNNLTEGTLELLQKTPFATLIDAFHGGSIKEKDAKKSDDLITLLLQAYNSDTDLFVFGNRKFRMSTSDISMILGVPASGLSVPKTKEGAYKSEFVTKYFDKKQRINKAAAEEALKKALAETPETGDEKTKRDRNVAVLVLLNLFIKLLFPNSGGTISWDYIRVCEEVESLGKYSWAKEVGDFLKKSIKRKAKESQNMAGCVILVMYWFCHKTGVVPPISGRETEKHGIRKWQLKTLIEKKGDFNTMGKLKKIFDKVKEDAEEEDSESNTDTESKEKENDGQEDIVENRTSGNIKDEKMETEIGKTNEEKNELQRKLEGKEEELSALKKEVEEKDKEIGRIKEENEDVLLENEVLKIEKASLINRVKHLEGIVLALTEKFESPIARPGDDNDSTPPPPPPSFPPPKPKAPQDKPTDSKHSKNTKSQGGSQGTQSQPACSTASASEMASAAPHSTDQGHQSPLQCLAQAAAQIDSPTSPEVKLRMTEDACTPNTAWVNALFVFPPPGVFQTPPPRKVSLEDMQAEPNQYQIIISPEVQPVFDVEPVNYIPPTEQMTRAEFIKPILEEISGQDSESIGLYCYVVRTKRKERVQKTHHIFWWDEVKEQRQRAKMTRITAQEKKKGQTAEQKPHEEVIHDLTINVDDEEQTEKNEIEVIDWQKRQLYNLLDSPTKSKLEKYWNKAEQSVLFWEGKEPGSEITRADVKMFISDQSIANNWIDCYGEMLKDELQNESSQSLGRSAFMHSMCWYSTIHLTVRNLHQYLCEPLFQNMGKCSMIFFPITHNEEFHHTLLSRNRGVL; encoded by the exons atggaccaactaaaaagaaaacaaagtaaggAATCTGGAGAAGAACAATCTGAAGGACAAAGTCCAGAAGAAACAATTGCAGAAAAGTTGAAAGTGATAAAATGGAAGAAactgaaagagagaaaaaagcgaaagcagaaaactgaagatgaagaagaatcaagtgaagatgaggaaggaacaactggagatgaagaagaatctgatgaagaacaagtccgGCGTAACAAGACGAAGaaggataaaaagaagaaaactggaaagcagaaaagaagaaaaccggaaggaactgaagatgaagaacaatctaatgaagaacaagtccgcagtaagaagaagaatgagattaaaaaggagaaaagaagaaaaagggaagaaaatgaagatgaagaagaagttcgtgcaaagaagaagaagaaaatggataaaaggaagaccaaaaaagagagtacaaagaagaaggaagaaactgacgaggaagaagatacaaaggatgatgaagaggaaaaagtcccagggaaaaggaaaagatatgTAAAAGAGGGTTATGTGCAGTATCGCTGCACAATGCttgcttttctgaaaacaattgcagaaaacaaaaataacctgACTGAAGGTACtttagagctgctgcagaaaacACCCTTTGCAACGCTGATAGATGCATTCCATGGAGgttcaattaaagaaaaggatGCAAAGAAATCAGATGATTTAATCACACTTCTGCTACAAGCATACAACAGTGACACAGACCTTTTTGTGTTTGGGAACAGGAAATTCAGAATGTCAACAagtgatatatctatgattTTAGGAGTGCCGGCATCCGGGTTATCAGTACCAAAGACCAAAGAAGGGGCATACAAATCTGAGTTCGTGACTAAATACTTTGACAAAAAGCAGAGGATCAACAAGGCGGCTGCAGAGGAAGCTTTGAAGAAGGCATTGGCAGAAACTCCAGAAACAGGGGATGAAAAAACGAAACGGGACAGAAATGTTGCCGTATTAGTACTCTTGAACCTTTTCATCAAACTCCTGTTCCCAAACTCTGGAGGAACAATATCTTGGGACTATATAAGAGTATGTGAAGAGGTGGAAAGTCTGGGAAAATATAGCTGGGCAAAGGAAGTTGGCGACTTccttaaaaaatcaattaaacgaAAGGCAAAAGAATCCCAAAACATGGCAGGCTGCGTGATATTGGTGATG tATTGGTTTTGCCACAAGACAGGAGTAGTGCCGCCAATCTCTGGAAGAGAAACCGAAAAACACGGAATAAGAAAGTGGCAATTAAAGACCCTGATAGAAAAAAAAGGGGATTTCAACACCATGGGAAAGTTGAAG aaaatctttgataaagttaaagaagatgcagaggaagaagattctGAGTCTAATACAGACacagaaagtaaagaaaaagagaatgatGGGCAAgaagatattgttgaaaatagaaCCAGTGGAAACATTAAGGATGAGAAGATGGAGACAGAGATAGGGAAGACCAATGAAGAGAAGAACGAATTACAGAGAAAGCTGGAGGGAAAGGAAGAAGAGCTAAGTGctttgaaaaaagaagttgaggagaaggacaaggaaattggcagaataaaagaagagaatgaggatgtgttattggaaaatgaggtgctgaaaattgagaaagccTCACTAATTAATAGAGTGAAGCACTTGGAGGGCATAGTGCTGGCACTAACTGAGAAGTTTGAGTCGCCAATAGCACGTCCAGGTGATGACAACGACTCAACTCCTCCTCCCCCACCACCTAGTTTCCCTCCGCCAAAACCAAAGGCCCCTCAGGACAAGCCAACTGACAGCAAGCactccaaaaacacaaaatctcaaGGTGGTAGTCAGGGAACTCAATCACAACCTGCCTGCTCCACAGCAAGCGCATCTGAGATGGCATCTGCAGCACCTCACTCAACCGACCAAGGACATCAGTCACCACTTCAATGCCTTGCCCAAGCAGCTGCACAGATTGATTCACCAACCTCTCCTGAGGTTAAATTGAGAATGACGGAAGATGCTTGCACACCGAACACTGCTTGGGTTAATGCATTGTTTGTGTTTCCACCTCCGGGCGTGTTTCAAACTCCACCTCCAAGAAAAGTCAGTTTGGAAGATATGCAAGCAGAGCCAAACCAGTATCAGATCATTATATCACCAGAGGTTCAGCCTGTTTTTGACGTCGAACCAGTCAATTACATTCCTCCTACAGAACAGATGACAAGAGCTGAGTTCATCAAGCCAATTTTAGAGGAGATATCAGGGCAGGACTCAGAATCTATTGGCCTCTATTGTTATGTGGTTAGGacgaagagaaaggagagagtacAAAAAACACATCATATTTTCTGGTGGGACGAGGTGAAAGAGCAAAGGCAGAGGGCGAAAATGACCAGAATCACAgcacaggaaaagaaaaaaggacagaCAGCTGAACAGAAGCCACATGAGGAAGTGATACATGATTTGACGATTAATGTGGATGACGaggaacaaacagaaaaaaacgaaattgaagTGATAGATTGGCAAAAACGACAACTGTACAACCTACTTGACAGCCCAACTAAAAGCAAACTAGAGAAGTACTGGAACAAGGCAGAACAAAG CGTATTATTCTGGGAGGGAAAAGAGCCTGGAAGCGAAATCACAAGGGCAGATGTCAAAATGTTCATAAGCGATCAATCAATAGCAAACAACTGGATTGATTGCTATGGGGAAATGTTGAAGGATGAACTGCAAAACGAAAGTTCACAAAGTTTGGGAAGATCTGCTTTTATGCATAGCATGTGTTGG TATTCGACAATACATTTAACTGTGAGAAACCTCCATCAATACTTGTGTGAGCCGCTGTTCCAAAACATGGGAAAATGCAGCATGATTTTCTTCCCAATTACCCATAATGAAGAATTTCACCACACGCTCTTG AGCAGGAATAGGGGAGTGCtttaa
- the LOC133716118 gene encoding uncharacterized protein LOC133716118, which produces MMNLEERNATLVTDNFCLASSVKELEIKLKELEQMLSQKTHTSTAAQQHSSPPPTSAEEKNESNGAASKAAENAENKDQSTVEEAQSHGICTVEECAAAAAAQSPPHCTVQEETQSTTPSQKDSLFQSPTVCMLTVEEMEKQADMFQIVKSPVAARGLPLCTLSPEKEEKTPEENKTGELTMRLTEQHSGETVSSMGLYSYVVRLKNRRRIQKKDNIYWWGDVKAKRKKKAKEIEQRLKEAEKKEKEEKENEMKASLPDAERKRLEQMVAQQKLDDVPEDVREAIRQMDAAENAQINKEQEEKQLPPEVVDWEESKVYKFMDQDTKRRVQKYWQNAPSGVYFWDGRQYGAQVSRQDLKDMIMDEPIASNCIECYGILLTDQLLEKESQGLDVPTFMNPLCWNSAENLTVYYVHLYLCEPLFQNLARSNYILFPISHESGFHHTLLIFDKELKNWYHCDSKRPKKSSTGKSFKNVQKMVDMVELWMTAVKEQADDMLEQGCRMKFDEKNSSEEELKMMEVPLTETERESIKWIKNNYKTKMAVTELKDSPQQGEDSLDCGLFVMYTMETYNFEKRESSKEAHKG; this is translated from the exons ATGATGAATCTGGAGGAACGAAATGCTACACTTGTGACCGACAATTTCTGCCTTGCATCATcggtgaaggagttagagataaaattgaaggaattggagcaaatgttgagccaaaagactcacacctcaacagcagctcagcagcacagctccccaccacctacctctgcagaagaaaaaaatgaatcaaatggaGCTGCATCTAAGGCTGCTGAAAACGCAGAAAATAAAGATCAATCGACTGTTGAGGAAGCTCAGTCCCATGGCATCTGCACAGTCGAAGAatgtgcagcagcagcagcagctcaatctccacctcactgcacagtgcaagaagaaactcaatcgACAACTCCATCGCAAAAGGACTCACTGTTCCAGAGCCCCACAGTCTGCATGCTCACAgtcgaagaaatggaaaaacaagCTGACATGTTTCAGATAGTAAAAAGTCCTGTAGCTGCGCGTGGCCTTCCACTTTGTACGTTGAGCCCagagaaagaggagaagacACCAGAGGAGAACAAAACAGGAGAGTTAACAATGCGCCTTACAGAGCAACATTCTGGTGAAACTGTATCATCAATGGGTCTCTACTCTTACGTTGTGAGATTAAAGAATAGGAGAAGAATACAGAAAAAGGACAACATTTACTGGTGGGGGGATGTGAAAGCAAAAcgaaagaagaaagcaaaggagattgaacagagattgaaagaggctgaaaagaaagaaaaagaagaaaaagaaaatgagatgAAGGCCTCACTGCCAGATGCTGAACGTAAAAGGCTAGAACAGATGGTAGCACAACAGAAGTTGGACGATGTACCAGAGGATGTTCGGGAAGCAATAAGACAGATGGACGCTGCAGAAAATGCACAAATCAATAAAGAGCAAGAAGAGAAGCAGCTACCTCCTGAGGTCGTAGACTGGGAGGAGAGCAAAGTATACAAATTTATGGACCAGGACACCAAGAGGAGAGTCCAGAAATACTggcaaaatgcaccatcagg AGTATACTTCTGGGATGGAAGACAGTATGGAGCACAAGTTTCAAGACAGGATTTAAAAGACATGATCATGGACGAACCGATAGCAAGCAATTGCATCGAATGTTATGGAATTCTCTTGACTGATCAGCTGTTGGAGAAAGAATCACAAGGATTGGATGTCCCAACTTTTATGAATCCCTTGTGCTGG aattctgcagaaaatttgacGGTGTATTATGTACATCTGTACCTATGCGAACCACTGTTCCAGAATCTGGCAAGATCCAACTATATATTGTTCCCAATCTCACATGAATCAGGATTTCATCATACACTGCTCATTTTTGACAAGGAATTAAAGAACTGGTACCACTGTGATTCAAAAAGACCGAAAAAATCATCAACtggaaaatcctttaaaaatgtACAAAAAATG GTTGACATGGTAGAACTTTGGATGACAGCAGTAAAAGAACAAGCCGATGACATGCTGGAACAGGGATGCagaatgaaatttgatgaaaagaacagttcagaagaagaactgaaaatgATGGAAGTTCCATTGACTGAAACCGAGAGAGAAAGCATAAAGTGGATCAAGAATAACTATAAAACAAAAATGGCAGTGACAGAACTCAAAGACAGCCCTCAGCAAGGAGAAGATTC ATTGGATTGCGGACTTTTTGTAATGTACACAATGGAGACGTACAATTTCGAAAAAAGGGAGAGTTCCAAAGAAGCTCACAAAGGATGA
- the LOC133715542 gene encoding uncharacterized protein LOC133715542 produces MLRRNTRLEKEYLFRKSKETLERTQYEKKRKIRQALQEGKPIPTELRNEEAKLRQEIDLEDENTAVPRTHIDDEYAKASERDPKILLTTSRDPSAPLIQFTKELKLIFPNAQVVNRGGQVISEIVESCRAHDYTDVVLVHEHRGKPDGLIVCHLPYGPTAYFQLCNVVSRHDIKDKKAMGTVPQAYPHLIINNFTTKLGERTANILKHLFPVPKPDTKRIITFSNEQDYISFRHHIYDKPGGPKSIELKEIGPRFELKLFKIKLGTVDQNEAQNEWVLKPYMNTAKKQKFIGN; encoded by the exons ATGTTGAGGAGAAATACGAGGTTAGAGAAGGAGTACTTGTTCAGGAAGAGTAAAGAAACCCTAGAACGCACGCAGTACGAGAAGAAGCGCAAGATTAGACAAGCTCTACAAG AGGGAAAACCAATTCCTACTGAGCTTCGAAATGAAGAGGCCAAGCTTCGTCAAGAAATCGATCTCGAAGATGAAAACACTGCTG TCCCAAGGACACATATCGATGATGAGTATGCCAAAGCATCAGAAAGAGATCCCAAAATTTTGCTAACTACTTCCCGGGATCCGAGTGCTCCACTAATACAATTCACAAAG GAACTGAAACTTATTTTTCCTAATGCACAAGTAGTAAATCGTGGTGGTCAG GTTATTTCTGAAATTGTTGAAAGTTGCCGTGCACATGACTACACAGATGTTGTGTTGGTGCATGAACATCGTGGTAAACCTGATGGTTTGATTGTATGCCACCTTCCATATGGACCAACAGCTTATTTTCAATTATGCAATGTG GTTTCAAGACATGACATCAAGGACAAGAAAGCCATGGGAACGGTGCCACAGGCTTATCCACATTTGATTATTAACAATTTCACGACTAAG TTGGGTGAGCGGACAGCAAATATTTTAAAGCATCTTTTTCCAGTGCCAAAGCCAGATACAAAACGCATAATCACTTTTTCGAATGAGCAGGACTACATTTCATTCAG GCATCATATTTATGACAAGCCTGGAGGTCCTAAATCCATTGAGCTGAAGGAGATTGGTCCGCGGTTTGAGTTGAAGCTTTTCAAG ATAAAGTTAGGAACAGTGGATCAGAATGAAGCCCAGAATGAATGGGTCCTCAAACCGTACATGAACACCGCCAAGAAACAGAAGTTTATAGGGAATTGA